A segment of the Pseudoalteromonas piscicida genome:
GGGCAATGGAAAACAAGGGACTAAATGTTTTTAATAGTGCCTGTGTCTTGGCAAGCCAAGAGACTGCGACAGACCGAGACTTTCACACCATTGAATCGATAGTTGGACATGAATACTTCCATAATTGGACTGGGAACCGGGTTACTTGTCGAGATTGGTTTCAGCTTAGTTTAAAAGAAGGCCTAACCGTATTTAGAGATCAGGAGTTTAGCAGTGATCTAGGTTCTCGAGGCCTAAACCGTATCGATGCAGTAATGGCGATGCGTACACATCAGTTTGCGGAAGATGCAGGGCCAATGGCACACCCAATAAGGCCACAGCAAGTTATTGAAATGAATAACTTCTATACCGTTACTGTTTATAATAAAGGCGCTGAAGTGATCCGTATGATGCATACCTTATTGGGGGAAGCAAACTTCCAAAAAGGGATGAAGCTCTACTTTGAGCGTCACGATGGACAAGCTGTGACGTGCGATGATTTCGTTAATGCAATGATGGATGCTTCTGGTGTTGATTTAACGCAATTTAAACTATGGTATGAGCAATTCGGCACGCCAAGAGTAAAAGTGGCTACAGAGTATGACGAACAGGCACAAATATACGCAATTACGGTGAGCCAAAGCCATGCCGATTGCGACCCTGTAAAAGCGCCACTGCATATTCCTTTTAAGCTAGAGCTTTTGGATGAGCAAGGTGAAAGCATCCCGTTGCTAACAAAGCACGGTGAAATACAACGGGCGTTAGATATTACTGAATTTGAACAGCGGTTTGAATTTGAGCAAGTTGTAAGTAAACCGGTTCCTGTATTGCTAGAAGATTTCTCAGCACCTGTGCTTATGGAGTACAGCTATTCCATTGATGAGTTACTACACATATTGCGTTTTGCGCGCAGTGATTACGCTCGCTGGGAAGCAATGCAGCAAATCTTTATGATTGAAGTTAAACGAGCGGTTACGTCAGGTGATTTCAAACTGGATCCAAAACTCCTCGGCGCGTTGTCCTCATTAGTGGAAACATTAGAAGGAGACCTTGCGCTACTGGCTGAGTTATTGACTTTACCAACGTTTGACACGCTAGCCAGTCAATTTGAAATTATCCCAGTAGACAAACTCGTTTCAATTTCCGATGCATTTGAAATGCAAATTGCGCAATCACTGCAATCGGTGTTTGAACACGCTTATTTGTCTTTGCAAGACTCAGGCTCATTGGAAGCAAAGGATGTCGCGATCAGAGCCTTTAAAAATAAAGCGCTTTATTACTTAGCGAAAACAGACTCTGATAGTGTGGACAGCGCGCTAGATAATCAATTTTCTTCAAGCAATATGACCACTAAGTTGGCATCACTAAAAGCAGCTGTCGCCGCGCAGCACACAAAGATGGAAAGTTTGTTCAGTCAATTCGATAGCCAATGGCGTCACGATAGTCTAGTCATGGACAAATGGTTTGCATTAAGTGCAAGCTTATCTAATGATGAGGTGATATCGGATATAAATACGCTTTATGCGCATCCTTGTTTTGACAAGGGTAATCCCAACCGTGTTCGCGCATTGATAGGAAGCTTCGCAAGAAGTAACCCTGCGCAATTCCATCGTACAGATGGTAAGGGCTATGCGTTATTGGGAGACCTATTAGTGGAACTAAACAGTATCAATCCACAAAATGCGTCTCGTATGATTACGCCGTTCATGTCATGGAAGCGTTATGATGAAACGCGCCAACAACTGATGCGGGCACAGTTGAATCGTTTGGCTAACTTAGAAGGCTTAAGCGACGACTTATATGAGAAGGTAGAGAAGGCGCTAGCGCAGTAGATGAAAGAGTACTTCTTTTACATGGATTTGAGCTACGACAAGTGCCTCGGTTACTACTACGGGCACTATACTTCAGTGCAAGTGATTGAAGATGGGGGGAAGAGTATTCGCTTCCCCGCAGAGCATATTCGCCCCTTTATTTCATCAATTGGGATCAGGGGGAGATTCCGTCTCACCTTGGATGATAGCAATAAGTTTCTATCGTTAGAAAAAGTCACTTAATCGAAGTAGAACTGCAAAACATATTTTATTTTTGTTAAATGAGTTTGTTATAAGCTTGAAATACGTGTTATAAATTATCTGGTAGGACGTCTTACCAAGAGTAAAATACGCCCCTAGAGGCGAAAAAGCGTTGATTTAGTTGAGCAGTATTTGTATTTTCGCGGTTTCGCTTCTATCGTTTAGACAACAAAAAACAATAACTCTAAGAGCTTAAGCTCTAGACATGACCCGCCAAAAGGGGGAGAAATAATGATAAAAAGATCGCTCTTTGTGAAAAACAAAATCATGCTCGGTCTTAGTGCGGCAGTAATGGGAGCTGCCGCCACGTCAGTACACGCGGCCAGTTTTGAGGTTGGTGATTTCGAAATTACCTTCGATTCGACTTTTTCTTATGGTCAAAGCATTCGCGTTGAAGATCGTAACTTTGATTTCATCGGTAAAAGTAATCATCCTCAGTTTAACTGGGATGGTTATAAAGCAACCACTGGCAATACCATCTATTCTTCGTCACAGATCTGGTCACAACAGGGGGCCTATTCAAATAATGGTGATGCTGGTAACCTAAATTTTGACTCTGGAGATACTTTCTCTCAGTTGTTAAAAGGTACCCATGATTTAGCAATTACCAAAGATAACTATGGTTTATTCACTCGTTTCATGTATTTCTATGACTTTGCGATGGAAGATGGTGATTTTGCGTATAGCAACCCTGTTTCAGGCAAAAAAGTTGACCCGTGTGAAGACGACGATACCAAAAAACAAGTCTGTTCTGATTTACGCTTGCTAGATGCATTTGTTTGGGCGGATTTTGACCTCAATGATGGTAAAAACCCGCTCTCTGTGCGTTTAGGTCAACAAGTAGTTAACTGGGGTGAAAGTACGCTTATTTCCCATGGCATTAACGTCAACCCAGTGGATATTGACCGTTTGAAAGCACCTGGCTCTGAAGTAAAAGAAGCCTTTATCCCTGTAGGTATGCTTTGGGCGTCGGTGGTGTTATCTGAGAATGTAAACCTAGAGGGCTTCTACCAATATCAATGGCATGAAACAAGGTTGCCAGCAACGGGTAGTTACTTCTCAACCAATGATTTTGCATCTGAAAATGGTTATATGCAAAATGTACAACTTGGTTTTACCTCAAACCCTGATATCGATCTGTATCACCTAACGGATGCGTTAAACAGCTTATATGCTGATGCAACGGCCGCATTGGTTGCTCAAGGCGTAGTACCAACAGCACAAGCTGTTGGCAGCGCTGCAGCGTCCATGTATATGGCTTATCCGACTAAAGTGGCGCTTAAAGGAAAAGGGAATAACGGTAAGAGCGAACCTGGTGATGGTGGTCAGTACGGTTTACGCTTAGGTATTTTCTCTCCAGAGCTAAACGACACTGAATTTGGTTTGTATTACATTAATTACCACAGCCGTAGACCTTTGATTTCTGGTAAAGCATCTAATTTTACACAGCAAGCGATAATGGCGGATTTAGCTTACATCGCACAAAATCAAATTACAGCAGACAATGTCACTAACCTAAATGCCTTTACTCAAGCGCAAATTACCTACCCAGAAGACATCAAACTGTATGGCTTAAGTTTTAATACTGCGATTGGTGAAACCGCATTTGCTGGTGAAGTGGCATATAGACAAGATGAACCACTGCAGATAGATGACGTTGAACTACTTTACGCAGGTATGGTTGAGCAGTTGGCCGCTGCGGGTCTGCGTGATGATTTGGCTGGTTTATCTCAGCTTAGTCAAGGTGACGATATCGCTTATGTGGGTCCTGGTGAAGTCGCGCAAGGTTATATTTTGCGAGACACTATTCAAGCACAGTTTACTGCAACGCATTTGTTCGGACCATCGCTAGGCGCAGATAGCTGGGCAGTGGTTGGTGAAGTCGGTGCTGTTACCATCAAAGACATGCCAGAGTACGATGAGCTTCGTTTGAATGTTTCAGGTACTGGCCGAAGTGGCACGATTGAGGGGCTTTCTGGCCGAGATTACAATCTTATCCACCAAGCGGTTTCAAACGGTCCAGAGACCAACCCATTCCCATCGGCTTCTGCATGGGGCTATCGCCTTATTGCTAAGGGTGAGTATAACAATCTATTCAGTGGTGTGAATTTTTCTCCACGCGTAGTGTTCTCACATGATGTTAACGGTATCACCCCGGATCCTATGTTCTTGTTCATTGAGGATCGTAAATCGCTAGGCATTAATCTAAACTTTAACTACCTAAATTCGTGGTCATTTGATTTTGGCTATAACACGTTTTGGGGTGGTGGTAAGACGAATACCTTTGCGGACCGTGATTTCATCTCATTCAACATTAAGTATTCAATTTAAGGGCTTTCGATATGTTTAGAAAACCTACATTTATCGCAGCAACAATAATTACAATGCTGTCTGCCAGTAGCGCTATGGCGAAGATGAGCGCTGACGAAGTTGCACGTTTAGGTAAAGACTTGACACCTATCGGTGCAGAGAAAGCGGGTAATGCTGATGGCAGTATTCCTGCTTGGAATGGTGGGATCACTGCGCCTCCAGCTGGTTATGAAGTGGGCATGCACCATCCAGATCCATTTGCTGATGACAAAGTATTGTTCACGATTGATAAATCAAATTTAGATAAATACAAGTCATTGTTAAGTCCTGGTCAAATTGCGTTATTTGAAACGTATCCAGAAACGTTCAAAATGAACATCTACCCAACTAGACGCAGCGCGTCTTATCCGCAGTTTGTGTATGATGCGACAAAGAAATACGCATCTACAGCAGAGCTGATCGAAGGTGGTAACGGCATTAAAAATACTGCTATCGGTATTCCGTTTCCGGTGCCAAAAGATGGCTTAGAAGCTATCTGGAACCACCTATTGCGTTTCCGTGGCTTGTCGATTGCACGTTTCGGCGGTCAAGCGATGCCTACGGAGTCAGGGGCTTACAACATTATCGGTTTCGATGAGCAACTATTGGTTAAGTACTCTGCAACAGACGCAACCCCTGAAGCGTTGCAAGAGTCAAATATCCTGTTTAAGTTTAAGCAGCAAGTGACAGAACCTGCACGTCTTGCTGGAACTGCATTGCTTGTGCATGAAACCATGGACCAAATTTTGACACCTCGTCAGGCTTGGACCTATAACGCAGGCCAGCGTCGTGTAAGACGTGCGCCAAACGTTGCATATGATGCACCAGGAACTGCGTCAGATAGCTTACGTACAACAGATGACTTTGATATGTTTAACGGCTCTCCAAACCGTTATGATTGGAAACTTGTTGGCAAAAAAGAGATGTATATCCCTTACAACAGTTACAAACTACATAGCGACAAGCTGAAGTATGATGATATTTTGATGGCCGGTCATATTAACCCAGAACATGTACGATATGAAAAGCACCGCGTATGGGTAGTTGAAGCTAACCTGAAAGAAGGTACTCGCCATATTTACAAAAAGCGTGTGTTCTATATTGATGAAGATAGCTGGCAAATCCACGTAACGGATATCTATGATAACCGTGACCAGATGTATCGCGTTGCGATGGCACATGGTCTTAATCACTACGAAGTGCCGACACATTGGAGTACGTTGGATGTCTATCATGATCTAAACTCTCGTCGCTACCTTGCGATTGGGTTAGATAACGAAGAAGACATGTACGACTTCAGTCAGTCTTTCAACGATAACGAGTTTACTCAGGGTGCTTTGCGCCGTGAGGGTCGCCGTTAATCAAATATTATCAGGCTGAAGCAACCTCGCTTCAGCCTTCTTCCTCCTTTCCTCTCACAACTCGAGTGTTTTCTCATGATGAAGAAGTTAGTAGCAGCCTCGATTTTAACTATGGCGCATGTAGCAGTAGCTGAAAGTAGTGATCAGATCTCAGCAAAATCAGCC
Coding sequences within it:
- the pepN gene encoding aminopeptidase N — translated: MTQKPQAKFLKDYLTPSHTVDTLCLTFELSPRNTIVTAVSQFVAVSNATQLILDGVDLELASCQVNGEEWQSLEKSDSELILSNLPEAFELKIVTKISPQTNTSLEGLYLSDGAYCTQCEAEGFRKITYFMDRPDVLTTYTVTVIGESKYRYLLSNGNKVEEGSLSDGRHFAKWHDPHKKPSYLFALVAGDFDVLEDNYSTKSGREVKLALFVDKGNLHKAPHAMTSLKKAMEWDESRFDLEYDLDIYMIVAVDFFNMGAMENKGLNVFNSACVLASQETATDRDFHTIESIVGHEYFHNWTGNRVTCRDWFQLSLKEGLTVFRDQEFSSDLGSRGLNRIDAVMAMRTHQFAEDAGPMAHPIRPQQVIEMNNFYTVTVYNKGAEVIRMMHTLLGEANFQKGMKLYFERHDGQAVTCDDFVNAMMDASGVDLTQFKLWYEQFGTPRVKVATEYDEQAQIYAITVSQSHADCDPVKAPLHIPFKLELLDEQGESIPLLTKHGEIQRALDITEFEQRFEFEQVVSKPVPVLLEDFSAPVLMEYSYSIDELLHILRFARSDYARWEAMQQIFMIEVKRAVTSGDFKLDPKLLGALSSLVETLEGDLALLAELLTLPTFDTLASQFEIIPVDKLVSISDAFEMQIAQSLQSVFEHAYLSLQDSGSLEAKDVAIRAFKNKALYYLAKTDSDSVDSALDNQFSSSNMTTKLASLKAAVAAQHTKMESLFSQFDSQWRHDSLVMDKWFALSASLSNDEVISDINTLYAHPCFDKGNPNRVRALIGSFARSNPAQFHRTDGKGYALLGDLLVELNSINPQNASRMITPFMSWKRYDETRQQLMRAQLNRLANLEGLSDDLYEKVEKALAQ
- a CDS encoding DUF2835 domain-containing protein, which produces MKEYFFYMDLSYDKCLGYYYGHYTSVQVIEDGGKSIRFPAEHIRPFISSIGIRGRFRLTLDDSNKFLSLEKVT
- a CDS encoding DUF1302 domain-containing protein — its product is MIKRSLFVKNKIMLGLSAAVMGAAATSVHAASFEVGDFEITFDSTFSYGQSIRVEDRNFDFIGKSNHPQFNWDGYKATTGNTIYSSSQIWSQQGAYSNNGDAGNLNFDSGDTFSQLLKGTHDLAITKDNYGLFTRFMYFYDFAMEDGDFAYSNPVSGKKVDPCEDDDTKKQVCSDLRLLDAFVWADFDLNDGKNPLSVRLGQQVVNWGESTLISHGINVNPVDIDRLKAPGSEVKEAFIPVGMLWASVVLSENVNLEGFYQYQWHETRLPATGSYFSTNDFASENGYMQNVQLGFTSNPDIDLYHLTDALNSLYADATAALVAQGVVPTAQAVGSAAASMYMAYPTKVALKGKGNNGKSEPGDGGQYGLRLGIFSPELNDTEFGLYYINYHSRRPLISGKASNFTQQAIMADLAYIAQNQITADNVTNLNAFTQAQITYPEDIKLYGLSFNTAIGETAFAGEVAYRQDEPLQIDDVELLYAGMVEQLAAAGLRDDLAGLSQLSQGDDIAYVGPGEVAQGYILRDTIQAQFTATHLFGPSLGADSWAVVGEVGAVTIKDMPEYDELRLNVSGTGRSGTIEGLSGRDYNLIHQAVSNGPETNPFPSASAWGYRLIAKGEYNNLFSGVNFSPRVVFSHDVNGITPDPMFLFIEDRKSLGINLNFNYLNSWSFDFGYNTFWGGGKTNTFADRDFISFNIKYSI
- a CDS encoding DUF1329 domain-containing protein, with the protein product MFRKPTFIAATIITMLSASSAMAKMSADEVARLGKDLTPIGAEKAGNADGSIPAWNGGITAPPAGYEVGMHHPDPFADDKVLFTIDKSNLDKYKSLLSPGQIALFETYPETFKMNIYPTRRSASYPQFVYDATKKYASTAELIEGGNGIKNTAIGIPFPVPKDGLEAIWNHLLRFRGLSIARFGGQAMPTESGAYNIIGFDEQLLVKYSATDATPEALQESNILFKFKQQVTEPARLAGTALLVHETMDQILTPRQAWTYNAGQRRVRRAPNVAYDAPGTASDSLRTTDDFDMFNGSPNRYDWKLVGKKEMYIPYNSYKLHSDKLKYDDILMAGHINPEHVRYEKHRVWVVEANLKEGTRHIYKKRVFYIDEDSWQIHVTDIYDNRDQMYRVAMAHGLNHYEVPTHWSTLDVYHDLNSRRYLAIGLDNEEDMYDFSQSFNDNEFTQGALRREGRR